The proteins below come from a single Caulobacter flavus genomic window:
- a CDS encoding IS5 family transposase — MSVKATGQLGFGEIGAGRRAGSAALDRVSALVDWSGFEKALAGLREDGPGRPGYRPLLLFKALLLQAWYGLSDAELEFRLGDSLSFSRFVGLSLEDAVPDHTTLCRFRNRLVSQRLLERLFDELDRQLEGAGLVLKQGAMLDATLIEAATPRPRGGPDALAKARDPDAAFAKHKGKSGSTYGYKAHVNVDQGSGLVRAVITTPANVNDTVPADALIRGDEAAVYADKAYDTHARRDRLKQAGVKPRLMRRPNRYHPLSDRQKRLNDLIARRRAAVETTFATWKRRMGLTRVRYLGMAKAAGQVLLTAMAFNLRRAAILTA; from the coding sequence ATGTCGGTGAAGGCGACGGGCCAGCTTGGATTTGGAGAGATCGGCGCTGGTCGCCGGGCGGGCAGCGCGGCGTTGGATCGAGTGTCGGCGCTGGTGGACTGGTCGGGCTTCGAGAAGGCCCTGGCGGGTCTTCGCGAGGATGGCCCGGGACGTCCGGGCTACCGGCCGCTGCTGCTGTTCAAGGCGCTCCTGCTGCAGGCCTGGTACGGGTTATCGGACGCTGAGCTGGAGTTCCGGCTGGGCGACAGCCTTTCGTTCAGCCGGTTTGTGGGGCTGAGCCTGGAGGACGCGGTTCCCGATCACACGACGCTGTGCCGGTTTCGTAACCGGTTGGTGAGCCAGCGATTGCTCGAGCGGCTGTTCGACGAGCTGGATCGCCAGTTGGAAGGCGCGGGCCTGGTGCTCAAGCAGGGCGCGATGCTGGACGCCACCTTGATCGAGGCGGCCACGCCACGTCCCCGGGGCGGTCCCGATGCCCTGGCGAAGGCCAGGGACCCCGACGCGGCCTTCGCCAAGCACAAGGGCAAGTCTGGCTCGACCTACGGCTACAAGGCCCACGTGAATGTCGATCAGGGCTCGGGCTTGGTGCGGGCGGTGATCACCACCCCCGCAAACGTCAACGACACCGTCCCGGCCGACGCCCTGATCCGGGGCGACGAGGCGGCCGTCTACGCCGACAAGGCCTATGACACCCACGCTCGCCGCGATCGGCTCAAGCAGGCCGGCGTGAAGCCCAGACTGATGCGCCGCCCCAACCGCTATCATCCCCTGAGCGATCGCCAGAAGCGCCTTAACGACCTGATCGCCCGTCGTCGCGCCGCCGTGGAAACCACTTTCGCCACCTGGAAGCGCCGCATGGGTCTGACGCGGGTTCGCTATCTGGGGATGGCCAAGGCCGCCGGCCAAGTGCTGCTCACCGCCATGGCCTTCAACCTGCGCCGCGCCGCCATCCTGACGGCCTGA
- the murD gene encoding UDP-N-acetylmuramoyl-L-alanine--D-glutamate ligase — protein sequence MIPVRGFEDKTVAVFGLGRTGLTAARALIAGGAKVALWDEKEAGREAARAEGLPVVDLSTADWSQFAALMLSPGVPLTHPKPHWTVEAAKAAGVEILGDVELFARTVNAAPEHKKPKIIAITGTNGKSTTTALIGHVCRQAGRDTRVGGNIGAGILGLEDMHGGAVYVLELSSYQLDLTSSLHADATVLLNLSPDHIDRHGSMEGYIAAKRRIFLNQGKGDTAIIGVDDPWCQQICTEITAANRRTIWPISAGKAMGRGVYALQGVLYDATGERVTEMADLLRARSLPGRHNWQNAAAAYAAAIAIGIPPQQAVEGLMTFPGLAHRMETVGKIGKVAFVNDSKATNADAARQAMSSYPKFYWIAGGVPKAGGIEDLADLFPRVACAYLIGQAAEAFGKTLDGKAPVKQCGDIETAVAAAHADAAASGQDAIVLLSPACASFDQFSDFEARGEAFRAAVNGLVRPKAKRA from the coding sequence ATGATCCCGGTCCGTGGGTTCGAGGACAAGACGGTCGCGGTGTTCGGCCTGGGCCGCACCGGCCTGACGGCCGCGCGCGCCCTGATCGCCGGCGGCGCCAAGGTGGCGCTGTGGGACGAGAAGGAGGCCGGCCGCGAGGCCGCCCGCGCCGAGGGCCTGCCCGTCGTCGACCTGTCCACGGCCGACTGGAGCCAGTTCGCCGCGCTGATGCTGTCGCCCGGCGTGCCGCTGACCCATCCCAAGCCCCACTGGACCGTCGAGGCGGCCAAGGCGGCCGGCGTCGAGATCCTGGGCGACGTCGAGCTCTTCGCCCGCACGGTCAACGCCGCGCCCGAGCACAAGAAGCCGAAGATCATCGCCATCACCGGCACCAACGGCAAGTCGACCACCACTGCCCTGATCGGCCACGTCTGCCGGCAGGCCGGCCGCGACACCCGCGTCGGCGGCAACATCGGCGCCGGGATCCTGGGCCTGGAAGACATGCACGGCGGCGCGGTCTACGTGCTGGAGCTGTCGAGCTACCAGCTGGACCTGACCTCCAGCCTGCACGCCGACGCCACGGTTCTGCTCAACCTGTCGCCCGACCACATCGACCGCCACGGCTCGATGGAAGGCTACATCGCCGCCAAGCGCCGCATCTTCCTGAACCAGGGCAAGGGCGACACGGCGATCATCGGGGTCGACGATCCCTGGTGCCAGCAGATCTGCACCGAGATCACCGCCGCCAACCGCCGCACCATCTGGCCGATCAGCGCCGGCAAGGCCATGGGTCGGGGCGTCTACGCCCTGCAAGGCGTGCTGTACGACGCCACCGGCGAACGCGTTACCGAAATGGCCGATCTTCTTCGAGCCAGAAGCCTGCCCGGCCGCCACAACTGGCAAAATGCGGCCGCCGCCTACGCCGCGGCCATCGCCATCGGCATCCCGCCCCAGCAGGCGGTCGAGGGCCTGATGACCTTCCCGGGCCTGGCGCACCGCATGGAGACGGTCGGCAAGATCGGCAAGGTCGCCTTCGTCAACGACAGCAAGGCCACCAACGCCGACGCCGCCCGCCAGGCGATGTCGAGCTATCCCAAGTTCTACTGGATCGCCGGCGGCGTGCCCAAGGCCGGCGGCATCGAGGACCTGGCCGACCTGTTCCCGCGCGTCGCCTGCGCCTACCTTATCGGCCAGGCGGCCGAGGCGTTCGGCAAGACCCTGGACGGCAAGGCCCCGGTCAAGCAATGCGGCGACATCGAGACCGCCGTCGCCGCCGCCCATGCCGACGCCGCCGCCAGCGGCCAGGACGCCATCGTCCTGCTGTCGCCGGCCTGCGCCTCGTTCGACCAGTTCAGCGACTTCGAAGCCCGCGGCGAGGCCTTCCGCGCCGCGGTCAACGGCCTGGTGAGGCCGAAGGCCAAGCGGGCCTAG
- the mraY gene encoding phospho-N-acetylmuramoyl-pentapeptide-transferase, translated as MLYFLYEWLSRGGHEHVPVLNLLKYLTFRTGMSMLTAYIVAVAMGSRFIRWMKAKQGKGQPIRTDGIERHVLEKSGTPTMGGFMILAGLFVGSLLFADLRNVHVWVVLGITAAFGVLGFMDDYAKVTKQTTAGLSSGQKLVAQFIVSILAAVALIIFAPKSQMTPGLETSLVFPILKNLVINLGWFYVAFAAITIAGFSNAVNLTDGLDGLAIVPVMFAASTFGLIAYLVGNYKFADYLNLHFVPSVGELAVVCGAIIGGGMGFLWYNAPPAKIFMGDTGSLALGGALGSIAVCAKHELVLGIVGGLFVAEALSVMIQVAYFKKTGKRIFLMAPIHHHFEKLGWAESTVVVRFWIVAMMLSFVGLATLKLR; from the coding sequence ATGCTGTATTTCCTCTACGAATGGCTCTCGCGCGGCGGGCACGAGCACGTGCCGGTCCTGAACCTGCTGAAGTACCTGACCTTCCGCACCGGCATGTCGATGCTGACGGCCTACATCGTGGCCGTAGCCATGGGCTCGCGCTTCATCCGCTGGATGAAGGCCAAGCAGGGCAAGGGCCAGCCGATCCGCACCGACGGCATCGAGCGCCACGTGCTGGAGAAGTCCGGCACGCCCACCATGGGCGGCTTCATGATCCTGGCCGGCCTGTTCGTCGGCTCGCTGCTGTTCGCCGACCTGCGCAACGTCCACGTCTGGGTGGTGCTGGGTATCACCGCGGCCTTCGGCGTGCTGGGCTTCATGGACGACTACGCCAAGGTCACCAAGCAGACGACCGCCGGCCTTTCCAGCGGCCAGAAGCTTGTCGCCCAGTTCATCGTCTCGATCCTGGCGGCCGTGGCCCTGATCATCTTCGCGCCGAAGTCGCAGATGACGCCGGGGCTCGAGACCTCGCTGGTCTTCCCGATCCTCAAGAACCTGGTGATCAATCTCGGCTGGTTCTACGTGGCCTTCGCCGCGATCACGATCGCCGGCTTCTCCAACGCCGTGAACCTGACCGACGGCCTGGACGGCCTGGCCATCGTGCCGGTGATGTTCGCCGCCTCGACTTTCGGCCTGATCGCCTACCTCGTCGGTAACTACAAGTTCGCCGACTATCTGAACCTGCACTTCGTGCCCAGCGTCGGCGAACTGGCCGTGGTCTGCGGCGCGATCATCGGCGGCGGCATGGGCTTCCTCTGGTACAACGCTCCGCCGGCAAAGATCTTCATGGGCGACACCGGCTCGCTGGCCCTCGGCGGCGCGCTGGGTTCGATCGCCGTGTGCGCCAAGCACGAGCTGGTGCTGGGCATCGTCGGCGGCCTGTTCGTGGCCGAGGCGCTGAGCGTGATGATCCAGGTCGCCTACTTCAAGAAGACCGGCAAGCGCATCTTCCTGATGGCGCCGATCCATCACCATTTCGAAAAGCTGGGCTGGGCCGAGAGCACCGTCGTCGTCCGTTTCTGGATCGTCGCCATGATGCTGTCGTTCGTCGGTCTCGCCACGCTGAAGCTGCGGTAG
- a CDS encoding UDP-N-acetylmuramoyl-tripeptide--D-alanyl-D-alanine ligase has translation MPEALWTAEEIAAATGGQVAGDFAANGVSIDSRTVEPGDLFVALAGVRDGHEFVAQTAAKGAAGALVSQAVETPAVVVADTFAALEALGVAARERAPQARRGAVTGSVGKTSVTRAVEAGLRRAGKAHASVKSYNNHIGVPLTLARMPRDTERAVFEVGMNHADEITPLSKFIRPHAVAITTVGPVHLENFADGEIGVARAKAEIFDGLEPGGVAVLNADNQWFDLLKAEAETAGAVVRSFGRDGTSARLVDFVVEGAGATVVAELDGQAASFPIRQTGVHWGPNSLCVLLMLEALGVDRATALAALADFAPIEGRGAEQEIAIDGGAFTLVDESYNANPVSMQAALATLGARKVAGRRIVALTDMLELGPDSPRFHAELADAIEKAGIDLVFCAGPLMMSLWNALPQERRGGYADAAPALAQQIVAAMQPGDVVMVKGSNGSRAGAVAAALSALGRREQV, from the coding sequence ATGCCTGAAGCCCTCTGGACGGCTGAAGAGATCGCCGCCGCGACGGGCGGCCAGGTCGCCGGCGACTTTGCCGCCAACGGCGTGTCGATCGACAGCCGCACGGTCGAGCCGGGCGACCTGTTCGTCGCCCTGGCCGGCGTGCGCGACGGCCACGAGTTCGTCGCCCAGACCGCCGCCAAGGGCGCGGCCGGCGCGCTGGTCTCGCAAGCCGTCGAGACCCCCGCCGTCGTCGTCGCCGATACCTTCGCGGCCCTGGAAGCCCTGGGCGTCGCCGCCCGCGAACGCGCGCCCCAGGCCCGTCGCGGCGCGGTCACCGGCTCGGTCGGCAAGACCAGCGTCACCCGCGCCGTCGAGGCCGGCCTGCGCCGCGCCGGCAAGGCCCACGCCTCGGTCAAGTCGTACAACAACCATATCGGCGTGCCGCTGACCCTGGCTCGCATGCCGCGCGACACGGAGCGCGCGGTGTTCGAGGTCGGCATGAACCACGCCGACGAGATCACGCCGCTGTCGAAGTTCATCCGCCCGCACGCGGTGGCGATCACCACGGTCGGCCCGGTGCACCTGGAGAACTTCGCCGACGGCGAGATCGGCGTCGCCCGCGCCAAGGCCGAGATCTTCGACGGGCTGGAGCCCGGCGGCGTCGCCGTGCTGAACGCCGACAATCAGTGGTTCGACCTGCTGAAGGCCGAGGCCGAGACGGCCGGCGCCGTCGTGCGCAGCTTCGGCCGCGACGGGACGAGCGCCCGCCTCGTCGACTTCGTGGTCGAAGGGGCCGGCGCGACGGTCGTCGCCGAGCTGGACGGCCAGGCCGCCTCCTTCCCGATCCGCCAGACGGGCGTGCACTGGGGCCCCAACAGCCTGTGCGTGCTGCTGATGCTGGAGGCGCTGGGCGTCGACCGCGCCACGGCCCTGGCCGCCCTGGCCGATTTCGCGCCGATCGAAGGGCGCGGGGCCGAGCAGGAGATCGCCATCGACGGCGGCGCCTTCACCCTGGTCGACGAGAGCTACAACGCCAATCCGGTGTCGATGCAGGCGGCCCTGGCCACGCTGGGCGCGCGCAAGGTCGCGGGCCGCCGGATCGTGGCCCTGACCGACATGCTGGAGCTGGGGCCCGACAGCCCGCGCTTCCACGCGGAACTGGCGGACGCGATCGAGAAGGCCGGCATCGATCTCGTCTTCTGCGCCGGCCCGTTAATGATGTCGCTGTGGAACGCGCTTCCGCAGGAGCGCCGGGGCGGCTATGCGGACGCCGCGCCCGCGTTGGCGCAGCAGATCGTCGCGGCCATGCAGCCCGGCGACGTGGTGATGGTGAAGGGGTCGAACGGGTCACGGGCCGGCGCTGTCGCCGCCGCCCTGTCCGCGCTCGGCCGGCGGGAACAAGTCTGA